Proteins from a genomic interval of Fuerstiella sp.:
- a CDS encoding MFS transporter yields MSDAEGTSASAFAYTNFRHYATARFLTTLAVQMQSVAIGWQIYEATGNPLDLGFIGLAQFLPFVVLVLPAGQIADRVNRKLILSRCFGVETLCALLLLARSLLELTAVWPVFAVLVLFGSARAFAMPASQAITPNLVPRIAFPGAVALNSSLSHVATIAGPALGGLLYVFGPEVVYSLVSIILCTSVLLMQRVRVPAVVPSTEPAKRQALLAGLRFVRARPVILGAISLDLFAVLFGGAVALLPAFARDTLATGPEGLGLLRTAPAIGAGVTAVLLVFCPIVRNVGRWLFAGVAVFGVSIVVFGLSKSFPLSMLALITMGAGDMVSVYIRHMLIQLETPDAIRGRVSAVSSVFIGASNELGEFESGVTAAWWGIVPAAVVGGTTTLVITILWSRLFPSLWTMTELPGSVQDDHNDPQSE; encoded by the coding sequence GTGAGTGATGCAGAAGGGACCTCGGCGTCGGCGTTTGCCTATACCAATTTCCGCCACTATGCGACAGCTCGCTTCCTGACCACGTTAGCTGTGCAGATGCAGAGTGTGGCGATCGGCTGGCAGATCTATGAAGCCACCGGTAACCCGCTGGATCTGGGTTTCATCGGACTTGCTCAGTTCCTGCCTTTTGTGGTGCTTGTGTTACCGGCCGGTCAGATTGCGGACCGGGTCAACAGAAAACTGATCCTGTCGCGTTGCTTCGGTGTTGAGACGCTGTGCGCTTTGCTGCTGCTTGCCCGGTCGCTTTTGGAGTTGACTGCCGTATGGCCCGTATTTGCCGTACTTGTGTTGTTTGGTTCCGCACGAGCCTTCGCCATGCCGGCTTCCCAGGCCATCACGCCCAATCTGGTTCCGAGGATTGCTTTTCCAGGTGCTGTGGCCCTGAACTCATCTTTGAGTCACGTGGCTACGATTGCCGGTCCGGCACTGGGCGGACTGCTTTATGTGTTTGGTCCGGAGGTTGTTTACTCGCTGGTGAGCATCATACTTTGTACCTCTGTACTGCTGATGCAGCGGGTTCGTGTGCCTGCGGTCGTACCGTCGACTGAACCGGCAAAACGACAGGCATTGCTGGCGGGGTTGCGGTTTGTACGTGCACGGCCCGTGATTCTGGGAGCCATTTCACTGGACCTGTTTGCAGTGCTGTTTGGCGGGGCCGTGGCCCTGCTTCCGGCATTTGCGCGTGACACTCTGGCAACCGGCCCCGAAGGACTGGGACTGCTGCGGACGGCTCCGGCGATTGGTGCGGGCGTGACGGCCGTTCTGCTGGTTTTTTGTCCCATCGTACGGAATGTCGGTCGGTGGCTGTTTGCGGGTGTTGCGGTATTCGGTGTCTCCATTGTGGTGTTTGGTCTGTCGAAGTCGTTTCCGTTGTCTATGCTGGCTCTGATTACGATGGGCGCCGGTGACATGGTAAGCGTTTATATTCGACATATGCTGATCCAGCTGGAGACGCCGGACGCCATCCGCGGGCGTGTCAGCGCTGTGAGCTCCGTATTCATTGGCGCTTCCAACGAACTTGGAGAATTCGAGTCCGGGGTCACTGCGGCATGGTGGGGGATCGTTCCCGCCGCGGTTGTGGGGGGGACGACGACTCTGGTCATCACG